A region from the Vicia villosa cultivar HV-30 ecotype Madison, WI linkage group LG3, Vvil1.0, whole genome shotgun sequence genome encodes:
- the LOC131655320 gene encoding uncharacterized acetyltransferase At3g50280-like encodes MMTSSSVQHVSECFIKPLHPIPDSNRICHLTTWDIARSSMNYIQKGLLFKKPNNQQDFIDNLLEKLKQSLSLALFHFYPLSGRIVTQKSQDPPSYSIFVDCSNNNPGAKFIYATLDVTVSDILAPIDVPPFVKSLFDLNKAVNHDGHTLPLLSVQVTELVDGVFIGCSMNHYIGDGTSYWKFFNTWSEIFQAQGQGYEHDVPISCQPFHNRWFPEGYGPPINLPFKHHDEFVSRFESPKLRERIFHFTSESIAKLKAKANKECNTNKISSFQSLSAHVWRSITRARRLANDRKTNCMVAVNNRPRMKPPLSEEYFGTSVDTVNAEATAGELLENDLGWAAWKVHVAVTKHDDLEIRTRVEKWLESPFILDLDRHFDPLSSVAMISSPRFNMYGNEFGLGKAVAVLCGYANKCDGNVTACEGDEGGGGGMDLDISLSSNVMRELELDENFMNAVSVTNI; translated from the coding sequence ATGATGACTTCCTCAAGTGTTCAACATGTTTCAGAATGTTTCATCAAACCACTACACCCTATACCAGATTCAAACCGAATCTGCCATTTGACAACATGGGATATCGCCAGGTCGTCTATGAACTACATCCAGAAAGGCCTCTTATTCAAAAAACCAAATAACCAACAAGATTTCATCGATAATCTGTTGGAGAAGCTCAAACAATCGCTTTCTCTTGCTCTATTCCATTTCTATCCTCTATCCGGCCGTATTGTTACACAAAAATCTCAAGACCCTCCATCTTATTCTATTTTCGTCGATTGCAGTAACAATAATCCCGGAGCTAAATTCATCTATGCAACTTTGGATGTAACCGTATCTGATATCCTTGCCCCAATTGATGTTCCACCATTTGTTAAGTCATTGTTTGATCTCAACAAAGCAGTCAATCACGACGGTCACACTTTGCCTTTGTTATCCGTCCAAGTCACTGAGCTAGTAGATGGTGTTTTCATAGGTTGTTCCATGAATCACTATATCGGAGACGGAACTTCTTATTGGAAGTTCTTTAATACATGGTCTGAAATATTTCAAGCTCAAGGCCAAGGCTATGAGCATGATGTTCCCATTTCATGCCAACCCTTTCACAATCGTTGGTTTCCGGAAGGTTACGGTCCACCAATCAATCTTCCATTCAAACATCATGATGAGTTTGTAAGCAGATTTGAATCACCCAAGCTGAGAGAAAGAATCTTCCACTTTACATCAGAGTCTATTGCAAAACTGAAAGCAAAGGCTAATAAGGAGTGTAATACAAACAAAATCTCTTCGTTCCAATCCTTATCAGCGCATGTTTGGAGAAGTATAACTCGTGCTCGCCGCCTAGCAAATGATAGAAAAACAAATTGTATGGTGGCTGTAAACAACCGGCCGAGAATGAAACCACCTCTCTCTGAAGAGTACTTTGGGACCTCAGTTGATACAGTGAATGCAGAAGCGACGGCAGGAGAATTGCTTGAGAATGACTTGGGATGGGCGGCATGGAAGGTTCATGTTGCTGTTACAAAGCATGATGACTTAGAGATTCGAACGAGAGTGGAAAAGTGGTTAGAGTCTCCTTTTATACTCGACCTTGATCGTCACTTTGACCCGTTAAGTAGTGTGGCAATGATAAGTTCACCACGGTTCAATATGTATGGGAATGAATTCGGGCTGGGTAAAGCAGTGGCTGTTTTGTGTGGTTATGCAAACAAATGTGATGGGAATGTGACTGCATGTGAGGGAGATGAAGGAGGAGGAGGGGGTATGGATTTGGATATTTCTCTTTCTTCAAATGTTATGAGGGAGTTGGAATTGGATGAAAACTTTATGAATGCAGTTTCTGTGACCAATATATGA